In a single window of the Acetivibrio clariflavus DSM 19732 genome:
- a CDS encoding nitrogenase component 1 — MPQVVEQIRHVCMLGAFESVLAIKRAVPIIHAGPGCGAKLWTTLGMQNGCQGSGYVGGHAIPCTNASEQEVVFGGSNRLREVISNTFNVIDGDLFVVMTGCTSDIVGDDVGEITRKFQRQGKPIVYIESGGFKGSNLEGHELVIDAIIDQYLKPAKEVEKGLVNIWSVVPYQNTFWSGDIEQLKGLISSIGLKPNVIFGYDGGIEALNKVPKAQFNLLISPWVGLKNVKKLEEKFGTPYLHYPALPIGPTETARFLRTVAEFSGISSSVVEEIIQRQEERYYYYLERAADNILETRLLPRRFVTIADSIYALGISRFLTNDLGLIPEKQFITDGTPIEYQNSVAAEFENFTDNIVAETVFTNDGGFVEEELRKIKFRSRPLILGSGWERVVSKDIKGYHLSVATPICDHMVLSKSYVGYDGGLHLTEDIYSVVLDDFQ; from the coding sequence ATGCCGCAAGTAGTTGAGCAAATAAGACATGTATGCATGTTGGGAGCCTTTGAATCGGTATTGGCTATAAAGAGGGCTGTACCTATAATACACGCAGGGCCTGGTTGCGGAGCAAAGCTATGGACTACTTTGGGTATGCAAAACGGATGCCAGGGCTCAGGATATGTCGGGGGGCATGCAATACCATGCACAAATGCTTCGGAGCAAGAGGTTGTTTTTGGTGGAAGTAACCGCTTGCGTGAGGTTATAAGTAATACTTTTAATGTTATTGATGGAGATCTGTTTGTAGTAATGACAGGATGTACCTCTGATATTGTGGGAGATGATGTAGGTGAAATAACAAGAAAGTTCCAAAGGCAGGGAAAGCCCATAGTTTATATAGAATCCGGCGGGTTTAAAGGCAGCAATCTTGAGGGGCATGAACTGGTCATTGATGCCATTATAGATCAATATTTAAAGCCTGCAAAGGAAGTTGAAAAAGGGCTTGTAAATATATGGTCGGTCGTTCCTTATCAAAACACATTCTGGTCGGGAGATATAGAGCAGCTAAAGGGACTTATTTCATCCATCGGATTAAAACCGAACGTTATTTTCGGCTATGATGGCGGAATAGAAGCGCTGAATAAAGTACCTAAAGCCCAGTTTAATCTGCTCATATCGCCATGGGTAGGACTTAAAAATGTAAAAAAACTTGAAGAAAAATTCGGTACTCCGTATTTGCATTATCCGGCCCTGCCGATAGGCCCCACAGAGACAGCAAGGTTTCTAAGAACAGTGGCTGAGTTCTCCGGCATATCCTCTTCAGTAGTCGAAGAGATCATCCAAAGGCAGGAGGAGAGATATTATTACTATCTTGAACGGGCAGCCGATAATATACTGGAAACAAGACTATTGCCGAGGAGATTTGTAACAATTGCCGATAGCATTTATGCCTTGGGGATTTCCAGGTTCTTAACAAATGATTTGGGTCTGATTCCGGAAAAACAGTTTATAACCGATGGAACTCCTATAGAGTATCAAAACTCTGTAGCAGCTGAGTTTGAAAATTTTACCGACAATATTGTCGCAGAAACTGTATTTACAAATGACGGCGGTTTTGTGGAAGAAGAGCTTCGAAAGATTAAATTCCGAAGCAGACCGTTGATACTGGGAAGTGGCTGGGAGAGAGTTGTGTCAAAAGACATTAAGGGATATCATTTGTCGGTTGCTACACCTATA
- a CDS encoding nitrogenase component 1, whose translation MAINLRRSEAVIREKRLKSVVGYQGSIKDLANKSQSGCLKNARREFSQAANCSSGCAQGHLSTILDAAVVNHAPIGCAADVIGANTGFRWGQNIRNWEKRNVRIINTNMTESATVFGGGKLLKEGIREAYRRFNPKAIFVTTSCASGIIGDNVESILREEEEDLGIPVVPVFCEGFRSQIWATGFDAVFHALLTRIVKPPEKKRPEMVNVINFTASAREYVKEMFAELGLVPQFGIPYSTIDQISRMSEAGATISICGTLGGYFGNGLEQKFGVPYVTTLQPHGISGIDNWLRNLGKVLGKEKEVEDYIAKQKILIKPELDEIKSKLKGKRVVVGMGPSFSHNYIRLLEDFGMEVVWGMAWHFDPQHDHGGLPHCTMELAKKERDIPASVSDQQNHEVLNLLNKLKPDIYIGRHPGLSVWATKMGIPTIMVSDEYSAFGYKGTIDFGYRIIDILTNNSFARNLSKRIKLPYTDWWFEQEPFIFLNDEELKKNAASS comes from the coding sequence ATGGCAATTAATTTAAGACGTTCAGAAGCAGTAATCAGAGAAAAAAGATTGAAGTCGGTTGTTGGGTATCAGGGAAGTATAAAGGATCTGGCCAATAAATCTCAGTCAGGTTGTTTGAAAAATGCCAGGAGAGAATTCAGCCAGGCTGCAAATTGCAGTTCGGGTTGTGCTCAGGGGCATTTGTCTACAATACTTGATGCAGCAGTAGTAAATCATGCACCTATAGGTTGTGCTGCCGATGTTATCGGTGCAAACACCGGTTTTAGATGGGGACAGAATATAAGAAATTGGGAAAAAAGAAATGTTCGCATAATAAATACAAACATGACCGAGTCAGCGACAGTATTTGGAGGAGGGAAGTTACTTAAGGAAGGTATTCGTGAAGCATACAGGAGATTTAATCCTAAAGCGATTTTTGTTACTACATCCTGTGCTTCCGGGATAATCGGTGATAACGTGGAAAGTATTTTACGGGAAGAGGAAGAAGACTTGGGAATACCTGTTGTGCCTGTATTTTGTGAGGGGTTCAGGTCACAGATTTGGGCAACGGGTTTTGATGCAGTATTTCATGCTCTGCTTACACGTATAGTTAAGCCGCCGGAGAAAAAACGCCCTGAAATGGTAAATGTAATTAACTTTACTGCCAGTGCCAGGGAATATGTTAAGGAAATGTTTGCAGAACTTGGCCTTGTACCCCAGTTTGGTATCCCCTATAGCACTATAGATCAAATTTCAAGAATGTCGGAGGCTGGGGCAACAATCAGTATTTGTGGCACTTTAGGGGGATACTTTGGCAATGGGTTGGAGCAAAAATTTGGAGTACCTTATGTAACAACCCTTCAGCCCCATGGAATTTCCGGTATTGATAACTGGCTGAGAAACCTGGGAAAAGTTTTAGGAAAGGAAAAGGAAGTAGAAGATTACATTGCTAAGCAGAAAATACTGATCAAACCTGAGCTGGATGAAATAAAATCAAAGCTTAAGGGAAAAAGAGTAGTTGTCGGCATGGGGCCAAGTTTTTCCCATAATTATATAAGGCTTTTAGAGGATTTTGGCATGGAGGTTGTATGGGGAATGGCATGGCATTTCGATCCCCAGCATGACCATGGCGGTTTACCTCATTGTACGATGGAGCTTGCAAAAAAAGAAAGGGATATACCCGCAAGTGTCAGTGACCAGCAAAACCATGAAGTATTGAATTTGCTGAATAAATTAAAACCGGATATATACATTGGAAGACACCCGGGATTATCTGTCTGGGCTACAAAAATGGGTATCCCAACCATAATGGTAAGTGATGAATACAGTGCCTTTGGATATAAGGGAACTATAGATTTCGGATACCGCATTATAGATATACTTACCAATAACAGTTTTGCCCGTAATCTATCCAAAAGAATTAAGCTTCCCTATACCGATTGGTGGTTTGAACAGGAACCATTCATATTCTTGAATGATGAGGAGTTGAAGAAAAATGCCGCAAGTAGTTGA